Proteins from a single region of Effusibacillus lacus:
- a CDS encoding phosphatase PAP2 family protein, giving the protein MAIRDLIEREFQAFDKLAGETVQMWQSEILTDLMLVITQLGSTLIYVCVLVLVVGFLLLTSRFWEALILFISLLGSWLLNNLMKEMFARPRPALQHLVEATGYSFPSGHASISTAFYGMIGYLIWVSLKGQYRRAWHVPVLTCLVLVAIGISRVY; this is encoded by the coding sequence ATGGCAATCCGTGATTTGATCGAGCGTGAATTTCAGGCCTTCGACAAATTGGCAGGCGAAACTGTCCAAATGTGGCAAAGCGAGATACTCACCGATTTGATGCTTGTGATAACCCAACTGGGTTCCACACTGATTTATGTTTGCGTACTCGTACTGGTAGTCGGCTTTCTGTTATTGACGAGCCGATTCTGGGAAGCGTTGATTCTGTTCATCAGTTTGCTTGGCAGTTGGCTCTTGAACAACCTGATGAAAGAGATGTTCGCCCGGCCCCGGCCAGCCCTTCAGCATCTGGTGGAAGCAACGGGTTACAGTTTTCCCAGCGGACACGCCTCCATCTCAACCGCTTTTTATGGAATGATCGGATACTTGATCTGGGTAAGTCTGAAAGGACAATATCGAAGGGCCTGGCATGTCCCGGTTCTTACCTGCCTGGTGCTCGTTGCAATAGGCATCAGCCGAGTGTATC
- the chrA gene encoding chromate efflux transporter — translation MNTERQSRLAEVAKVFLKLGTIGFGGPAAHVAMMEEEIVRRRKWLEKDKFLDLLGAANLIPGPNSTELAIHLGYQRAGWPGLFVAGACFILPAMLIVLAFAVIYRMFGELPEVSWVLYGIKPVIIAIVLQALWSLGKSALKNKQTVAAAALATVLLLENWNEILLLVLAGLFVMIINNRSRLGSNTAGLMLPLAPVKASPFGFPAGWLLADGVQQAVAGSMSLAKLFLVFLKIGSVLYGSGYVLLAFLQSDFVERNKALTSQQLIDAVAIGQFTPGPLFTTATFIGYLIQGTPGAILATIGIFLPAFVFVALTSPWIPKLRRSPWLSAFLDGVNAASLALMAVVAWQLGQAAVVDWTTALLALASLFLVIRFKVNSALLVIGGGIIGFVTQVWFA, via the coding sequence ATGAATACAGAACGACAATCCCGCTTGGCAGAAGTGGCAAAAGTGTTTCTCAAACTGGGGACCATTGGCTTTGGTGGTCCGGCCGCCCATGTGGCCATGATGGAAGAAGAGATCGTAAGACGGAGAAAGTGGCTGGAGAAAGACAAATTCCTCGACCTGCTGGGAGCCGCCAACCTGATCCCAGGCCCCAACTCCACAGAATTGGCGATTCATCTGGGATATCAGCGGGCTGGTTGGCCGGGGCTGTTTGTGGCGGGGGCTTGTTTCATCCTGCCCGCCATGCTCATTGTACTGGCGTTTGCTGTCATTTACAGGATGTTCGGCGAATTGCCGGAGGTTTCCTGGGTGTTGTACGGGATCAAACCGGTGATTATCGCCATAGTACTGCAAGCATTGTGGTCCCTGGGCAAGTCCGCCTTGAAAAATAAACAGACTGTCGCAGCTGCAGCCCTGGCAACAGTGCTATTGCTTGAGAACTGGAACGAGATTCTGCTGCTGGTGCTGGCGGGACTGTTCGTGATGATCATCAACAACCGCTCCCGGTTAGGATCCAACACGGCAGGACTTATGCTGCCGCTTGCCCCGGTTAAGGCATCACCGTTCGGTTTCCCTGCGGGATGGCTTCTGGCCGACGGGGTCCAACAGGCTGTCGCGGGCAGCATGTCCCTCGCCAAACTGTTTCTGGTGTTTCTAAAAATCGGCTCGGTGCTCTACGGAAGCGGATACGTGCTGCTGGCCTTCCTGCAATCCGATTTTGTGGAGCGCAACAAGGCGCTGACCTCCCAGCAGTTGATCGATGCGGTGGCTATCGGACAGTTCACACCGGGTCCCTTGTTCACAACAGCCACCTTTATCGGATATCTGATTCAGGGAACCCCCGGAGCGATTCTCGCCACCATCGGGATCTTCCTGCCGGCTTTTGTATTTGTTGCCTTGACATCGCCGTGGATTCCCAAGCTTCGCCGTTCCCCGTGGCTGAGCGCATTCCTCGACGGTGTCAATGCCGCATCCCTGGCCTTGATGGCGGTGGTCGCCTGGCAGTTGGGGCAAGCGGCCGTTGTCGACTGGACTACAGCCCTGCTCGCTTTGGCCAGCCTGTTTCTGGTGATCCGGTTCAAGGTCAACTCCGCCCTATTGGTAATAGGTGGGGGGATAATAGGGTTTGTGACGCAGGTATGGTTTGCGTAG
- a CDS encoding metal-dependent hydrolase translates to MDTITHTWFGLTIYGALNKEEMDARLKKAMFATSLVGSQIPDIDVISRYWDTEGMYQMWHRGLTHSVFLVPVWALLIAGLCFLLFRTRDRRIFWVGLLAVFIHVTSDLFNAWGTGYLEPFSDVRITFGTVPIVDLTVWTIILAGFVLARLRKFKPHLVYKTVGILIAAHFLIQSVQGYMIYKSVQGRYDEQTLAASFVPWNFQLIGKKGDKVEILAATVWSEPRLVHQLTSRESADLNLLFAENPKAKTLYRWAPFVVVVDNEQKLGIFDPRFYRDGESFLFEYIEKRGGMPETGSPKS, encoded by the coding sequence ATGGACACCATCACACATACATGGTTCGGCCTGACCATATACGGCGCTCTTAACAAGGAAGAAATGGATGCGCGGCTGAAAAAGGCGATGTTCGCAACCTCCCTTGTCGGCAGTCAAATCCCCGACATCGATGTGATCTCCAGGTACTGGGATACGGAAGGGATGTATCAAATGTGGCACCGGGGACTTACCCACTCGGTGTTTCTGGTGCCGGTTTGGGCGCTGCTGATCGCGGGACTTTGTTTCCTGCTGTTTCGGACCAGGGACCGGAGGATATTCTGGGTCGGACTTCTGGCCGTGTTCATACACGTTACAAGCGACCTGTTTAATGCATGGGGAACGGGGTATCTGGAGCCCTTCTCCGATGTGCGGATTACTTTTGGGACCGTGCCGATTGTCGATTTAACGGTATGGACCATTATTCTTGCGGGATTTGTTTTGGCAAGGCTTCGCAAATTCAAGCCCCACCTTGTATACAAGACGGTTGGCATTCTGATTGCGGCCCATTTTCTTATCCAATCGGTGCAGGGATACATGATCTATAAGTCGGTGCAAGGGCGCTATGATGAACAGACTCTGGCCGCCAGCTTCGTTCCATGGAACTTCCAGTTGATCGGGAAAAAAGGGGACAAAGTGGAAATCCTTGCCGCAACCGTCTGGAGCGAACCCCGGTTGGTCCATCAGTTGACCTCCCGGGAGAGTGCGGATCTGAATCTGTTGTTTGCGGAAAATCCGAAGGCCAAGACGCTCTACCGGTGGGCACCCTTTGTGGTTGTGGTGGACAACGAGCAGAAGCTGGGAATTTTTGATCCCAGGTTCTACCGGGATGGAGAGTCCTTCCTGTTTGAATATATTGAGAAACGGGGCGGCATGCCGGAAACCGGCTCGCCCAAAAGCTGA
- the uvrC gene encoding excinuclease ABC subunit UvrC produces MTKRDQIKEKLALLPAKPGVYLMKDSRGEVIYVGKAKVLKNRVRSYFTGSHDGKTQLLVSNIADFEYIVTDTAIEALILENNLIKKYSPHYNIMLRDDKTYPYIKITNEEHPKLEIVRRVKKDGGKYFGPYPNAGAANETKKLLDRLYPLRKCRTLKPQVCLYYHINQCVAPCEFPVEQDTYDRMVKEIAKFLGGGHDEIKQQLVEKMHKEAEALNFERAKELRDLINHIDKVMEKQKIDLGDTVNRDVFGYYADRGMMCVQVFYVRSGKLIERDVAVFQHHGEEREDFLSYVTQFYFDNNDLPREILLPAGLDTDLIEEWLSVKVRVPMRGIKKQLVDMACENARISIEEKFKMMERDMDRTIRAVQQLGEILAIPTPVRIESFDNSNIQGADAVAAMVVFINGQPAKKEYRKYKIKTVQGPDDYGSMREVIRRRFVRALKEKQPLPDLIVIDGGKGQINAALDVLQNELDLDIPVCGLAKDDRHRTSQLFFGDDPEPIPIDRSSQAFYLLTRIQDEVHRFAIAFHRQTHGKQAIRSVLDDIPGVGEKRRKQLLKHFGSIDAIKSAPVEEFRKIGIGDKLAKEILAYLQHA; encoded by the coding sequence ATGACCAAACGGGATCAAATCAAGGAAAAATTGGCCCTGCTGCCAGCCAAACCCGGCGTGTACCTGATGAAAGACAGCCGTGGGGAAGTGATCTACGTCGGCAAGGCGAAGGTGCTTAAAAATCGTGTTCGCTCATACTTTACCGGTTCGCATGACGGCAAGACACAACTGCTTGTTTCCAACATTGCAGACTTTGAATATATCGTCACCGACACGGCGATTGAAGCGCTGATCCTTGAGAACAACCTGATCAAGAAATACTCTCCTCATTACAACATCATGCTTCGGGACGACAAGACGTACCCGTACATCAAGATTACCAACGAGGAACATCCGAAACTGGAGATTGTGCGCCGGGTCAAGAAAGACGGGGGCAAATATTTCGGTCCTTACCCGAATGCAGGAGCGGCCAATGAAACCAAGAAACTGCTGGACCGTCTGTATCCTTTGCGCAAATGCAGGACACTGAAGCCGCAAGTGTGCCTTTACTATCACATCAACCAATGTGTGGCACCGTGCGAGTTCCCTGTCGAACAGGACACCTACGACCGGATGGTGAAGGAAATTGCCAAGTTCCTGGGCGGGGGTCACGATGAAATCAAGCAGCAGTTGGTCGAGAAGATGCACAAAGAGGCGGAGGCCCTGAACTTTGAACGGGCGAAGGAACTGCGGGATCTGATCAACCACATTGACAAGGTTATGGAGAAGCAGAAGATCGATCTGGGCGATACGGTGAACCGGGACGTATTTGGTTACTATGCTGACAGGGGCATGATGTGCGTGCAGGTTTTCTATGTGCGCTCCGGCAAGCTGATCGAGCGGGATGTGGCCGTGTTCCAGCACCATGGGGAGGAGCGGGAGGATTTCCTTTCTTACGTCACCCAGTTCTACTTTGACAACAACGACCTTCCCCGGGAAATACTTTTGCCTGCGGGACTTGACACCGACTTGATTGAAGAGTGGTTGTCGGTGAAGGTTCGGGTTCCCATGCGGGGAATCAAGAAACAACTGGTGGATATGGCCTGTGAGAACGCCAGGATCTCCATTGAAGAGAAATTCAAAATGATGGAACGGGATATGGACCGGACCATCCGTGCGGTTCAGCAGTTGGGTGAGATTCTGGCCATCCCGACACCTGTCCGGATCGAGTCCTTTGACAACTCGAACATCCAGGGGGCCGATGCGGTGGCCGCCATGGTGGTGTTTATCAACGGCCAACCGGCCAAGAAAGAATACCGGAAATACAAGATCAAGACGGTGCAGGGGCCTGATGATTACGGCTCCATGAGGGAAGTGATCCGCCGGCGGTTTGTCCGGGCATTGAAGGAGAAACAGCCGCTGCCCGACCTGATCGTGATTGACGGCGGCAAAGGGCAGATCAACGCAGCCCTGGATGTGCTGCAGAACGAATTGGACTTGGACATCCCGGTCTGCGGTTTGGCCAAAGATGACCGTCATCGCACCAGCCAGCTTTTTTTCGGGGATGATCCGGAACCGATTCCCATTGACCGCTCTTCGCAAGCCTTCTACCTGCTGACGCGAATCCAGGATGAGGTTCACAGGTTTGCCATCGCGTTCCATCGGCAGACCCACGGCAAACAGGCGATCCGCTCGGTGTTGGACGACATCCCTGGTGTGGGCGAGAAACGCCGCAAACAGCTGCTGAAACATTTCGGGTCGATTGATGCGATCAAATCGGCTCCGGTGGAAGAGTTTCGTAAGATTGGGATCGGGGATAAGCTGGCGAAGGAGATTCTGGCATACCTGCAGCATGCGTAA
- a CDS encoding aspartate kinase: protein MALIVQKFGGSSVASPEHIKRVARRVADTVDQGHSVVVVVSAMGDTTDDLIDLAVKVSPKRSAREMDMLLTTGEQVSIALLAMALQDIGKDSVSLTGWQAGIRTEAVHSKARITDMDPTRIFSELKEGKVVVVAGFQGISDGGDITTLGRGGSDTTAVALAAALKADLCEIYTDVEGVYSTDPRVVKHARKLQEISYDEMLELANLGAAVLHPRAVEYAKQYKVPLMVRSSFKPTPGTLVKEVATMEKGIVVSGIAHDLNVAKVALIGVPNRKDNLQLVFNTLAKESINVDIIVQSVVHNDRSDISFTVTKDDLTRTLEVLTSLQSTLGAKEIVCEEDLAKVSIVGAGMISNPGVAAQMFQVLSENGMYIKMVSTSEIKVSCVIDAADVHDAVRALHTAFGLDAVEAATVAK from the coding sequence GTGGCGTTAATCGTTCAGAAGTTTGGCGGCAGTTCGGTGGCAAGCCCTGAACACATCAAGCGGGTGGCCCGTCGTGTGGCGGATACCGTGGATCAGGGCCATTCGGTGGTCGTGGTTGTGTCCGCAATGGGGGACACCACGGATGACCTGATTGATCTGGCGGTGAAGGTGTCACCCAAAAGGTCGGCAAGAGAGATGGATATGCTGCTGACTACCGGTGAACAAGTGTCGATTGCCCTGCTGGCTATGGCGCTGCAGGATATTGGGAAAGATAGCGTCTCCCTGACCGGTTGGCAAGCGGGTATCCGCACGGAAGCTGTTCACAGCAAGGCAAGAATCACCGATATGGACCCAACACGAATCTTCTCGGAACTGAAGGAGGGCAAAGTGGTTGTGGTGGCCGGTTTCCAAGGCATAAGCGATGGCGGGGACATCACCACATTGGGCCGTGGCGGTTCCGATACGACTGCTGTAGCACTGGCTGCTGCGTTGAAAGCGGATCTGTGCGAGATCTATACAGACGTGGAAGGTGTTTATTCCACCGACCCCCGGGTTGTAAAACATGCACGCAAGCTTCAGGAAATCTCTTATGACGAAATGCTTGAACTGGCGAATTTGGGTGCCGCCGTGCTGCACCCACGAGCCGTTGAATATGCAAAGCAGTACAAAGTACCCCTGATGGTCCGTTCCAGCTTTAAACCGACTCCGGGAACACTGGTGAAAGAGGTGGCAACTATGGAAAAAGGAATTGTGGTAAGCGGCATTGCACATGATCTGAATGTGGCCAAGGTGGCTTTGATAGGTGTGCCAAACCGGAAAGACAACCTGCAACTTGTGTTCAACACGCTGGCGAAAGAAAGCATCAACGTTGACATCATCGTACAAAGTGTTGTTCATAACGACCGCAGCGACATCTCTTTCACTGTTACGAAAGACGACCTGACTCGCACGCTTGAGGTTCTTACCAGCCTGCAGTCCACTCTGGGCGCGAAAGAGATCGTATGTGAAGAAGATCTGGCGAAAGTATCGATCGTCGGCGCCGGAATGATCAGCAACCCGGGTGTTGCGGCCCAAATGTTCCAGGTGCTGTCCGAAAACGGCATGTACATCAAGATGGTCAGCACGTCTGAGATCAAAGTTTCCTGCGTGATTGATGCCGCCGACGTACACGACGCAGTGCGCGCGCTCCACACGGCCTTCGGCCTGGATGCGGTGGAAGCTGCCACCGTGGCGAAGTAA
- the metX gene encoding homoserine O-acetyltransferase MetX, with translation MAIRVEDVLRREYKLPNMILQSGQLLSGAVLAYETFGRLSASRDNAILVCHALTGDTHAGGTAENPGWWEGLIGPGKAIDTNRYFVICANVLGGCYGSTGPGSINPADGRFYGMRFPTVTIRDMVHAQYHLVRSFGIDRLYSVIGGSMGGMQVFEWAVTYPDMVETYIPLATAGKFSSMGIAFNNVMRQAIYNDPEWLNGDYYGITFPEKGLNLARRLGMITYRSFDLYEERFGLSMVPTDDPFAMESEFQVEKYLSYQGKKLVQRFDANTYLYLLKAMDLHDISRGRGDYKQVLDRIKGKALMVGIDSDFLFPARELFDTAELLKAMGKQVIYREMQSIHGHDAFLIEFEIMNEWVGEFLESGGSR, from the coding sequence ATGGCTATTCGAGTCGAAGATGTGCTTAGAAGGGAATACAAGCTGCCGAATATGATCCTGCAAAGCGGACAGTTGCTGTCAGGTGCGGTGCTTGCTTACGAGACCTTTGGCAGGTTGAGCGCTTCCAGGGACAATGCGATTCTGGTTTGCCATGCATTGACCGGAGACACCCATGCCGGCGGTACGGCAGAAAACCCCGGCTGGTGGGAGGGGCTGATCGGACCTGGCAAGGCGATTGACACCAATCGGTACTTTGTTATTTGCGCCAACGTACTGGGAGGGTGTTACGGTTCAACGGGACCCGGATCGATCAATCCGGCAGACGGCAGGTTCTACGGGATGAGATTTCCAACCGTGACGATTCGTGACATGGTGCACGCCCAGTACCATTTGGTCAGGAGCTTCGGAATCGACCGCCTGTATTCGGTTATCGGGGGTTCGATGGGCGGCATGCAGGTTTTTGAATGGGCGGTCACCTATCCCGACATGGTGGAAACCTATATCCCCCTTGCCACAGCCGGCAAATTTTCGTCGATGGGCATAGCTTTCAACAATGTAATGCGGCAGGCAATCTACAACGACCCCGAATGGCTGAATGGCGACTACTATGGAATCACGTTTCCGGAAAAAGGGCTGAACCTGGCGCGCAGGCTTGGCATGATCACTTACCGCAGTTTTGATCTGTACGAAGAGCGATTTGGACTGTCCATGGTTCCTACCGATGACCCCTTTGCCATGGAGTCGGAATTTCAGGTGGAGAAATATCTGAGCTACCAAGGAAAAAAACTGGTTCAGCGGTTTGACGCCAATACCTATTTGTATCTGCTCAAGGCGATGGATTTGCACGACATTTCCCGCGGACGCGGTGACTACAAACAGGTTCTGGATCGGATCAAAGGCAAGGCTCTGATGGTGGGAATTGATTCCGATTTCCTGTTCCCGGCCAGGGAATTGTTCGATACCGCCGAATTGCTGAAGGCAATGGGAAAGCAAGTGATATACCGGGAGATGCAGAGCATCCACGGGCATGATGCGTTCCTGATCGAGTTTGAAATCATGAACGAATGGGTTGGAGAGTTTCTGGAGAGTGGAGGGTCAAGATGA